In one Lolium rigidum isolate FL_2022 chromosome 3, APGP_CSIRO_Lrig_0.1, whole genome shotgun sequence genomic region, the following are encoded:
- the LOC124703953 gene encoding O-fucosyltransferase 1-like, with the protein MRRGLRSKTSLCRLWVAVAVLVTGTIWLWSSSSIVLLGTYRVQDFVVNDLWRTADSNGWRASSAPRTYWLPPPTESESNGYVRVRCNGGLTQQRSAICNAVVVARIMNATLVLPELDTNSYWHDESGFVGIYDVPHFIKTLKYDVRIVMSLPKITAQGKTKKLRAHKMEPPRDAPVTWYRTTALEKIREHGAIYLTPFSHRLAEEIDEPELQRLRCRVNYHALQFKPNIRKTSSDIVNKLRSEGHFMSIHLRFELDMLAYAGCIDIFTPKEQEILLKYREEHFAKKKLIHRERRLIGKCPLTPEEVGLIIRAMGFDNTTWIYLASGELFGGERFMKPFKAMFPRLENHSMVGSGKLDKGLAGSAVDYMVCLLSDIFMPTYDGPSNFANNLMGHRLYSGFRATITPNRKALAPIFMDMDEGHASGYEERIRQVMFSTHFGAPHRRIHPESFYTNSWPECFCQMNARNQADQCPPNNVHDVLESQFHSTGEVSVAASAKR; encoded by the exons ATGCGCAG GGGCCTCAGAAGCAAGACGTCACTGTGCCGGCTGTGGGTCGCCGTAGCCGTGCTGGTCACTGGCACCATCTGGCtctggtcctcctcctccattgtcctcctcggtaCCTACAGGGTCCAG GATTTTGTTGTAAATGATTTGTGGAGAACCGCAGATTCAAATGGGTGGAGAGCATCTTCTGCACCACGCACCTATTGGCTTC CCCCACCAACTGAATCTGAGAGCAATGGGTACGTGCGTGTCCGGTGCAATGGTGGCTTGACCCAACAACGCAGTGCG ATATGTAATGCTGTTGTTGTAGCACGAATCATGAATGCTACACTAGTGCTGCCAGAGTTAGACACAAATTCATATTGGCATGATGAGAG TGGTTTTGTAGGTATATATGATGTTCCCCACTTCATCAAGACATTGAAATATGATGTTCGAATTGTTATGAGCCTTCCAAAAATCACTGCACAGGGAAAGACCAAGAAGCTCAGAGCACATAAG ATGGAACCACCTAGAGATGCACCAGTTACTTGGTACAGAACAACTGCTCTAGAGAAGATAAGGGAGCATGGTGCGATATATTTAACTCCATTTTCACACCGATTGgctgaagaaattgatgaaccagaGCTCCAGAGATTGAGATGCAGGGTGAATTATCACGCACTACAATTTAAGCCAAATATCAGGAAAACAAGCAGTGATATAGTGAATAAGCTCCGTTCAGAAGGCCATTTCATGTCAATTCATCTTCGGTTTGAGCTTGATATGCTTGCATATGCTGG GTGCATCGACATATTCACACCTAAAGAACAGGAAATCCTGTTGAAGTATCGGGAGGAACATTTTGCAAAAAAGAAACTTATCCACAGGGAAAGAAGGCTCATTGGAAAGTGCCCTTTAACTCCAGAAGAG GTAGGTCTTATTATACGTGCTATGGGATTTGATAACACAACATGGATTTACCTTGCTTCTGGAGAACTCTTTGGTGGGGAACGTTTCATGAAGCCATTCAAGGCTATgtttccacgtctagaaaaccataGTATGGTTGGAAGTGGAAAGCTGGACAAAGGGCTAGCGGGGTCGGCAGTTGATTACATGGTCTGTCTCCTGTCGGACATTTTTATGCCCACATATGATGGCCCGAGCAACTTTGCAAACAATCTCATGGGTCATCGCCTATACTCTGGTTTCCGAGCCACAATCACACCAAACAGGAAGGCCCTTGCTCCAATATTCATGGACATGGATGAAGGGCATGCATCTGGATATGAGGAGAGGATCAGGCAGGTCATGTTCAGCACCCATTTTGGCGCCCCCCACAGGCGCATCCATCCAGAGTCTTTCTACACAAACTCATGGCCAGAGTGCTTCTGCCAGATGAATGCTAGGAATCAAGCTGACCAGTGCCCACCCAACAATGTACATGATGTCCTTGAAAGTCAGTTCCACTCAACTGGTGAGGTGTCGGTGGCGGCAAGCGCAAAGAGGTGA